A window from Halococcus salifodinae DSM 8989 encodes these proteins:
- a CDS encoding alpha-ketoacid dehydrogenase subunit beta has translation MTVREAIRKGLREEMQRDERVMLYGQDEHDGESFEVTAGLYDEFGGRRVKNTPISEAAQVGAAVGAAATGIRPVVELSFSDFIGVCFDQIMNQVGKTRYMYGGESEVPLVLRAAEGGTVSAAAQHSGTVHTLVSHLPGIKVVAPATPAASKGLIKESIRSNDPVMFFENKSIYSDRGEVQTDDRTVPLGEASVERAGDDVTVVATQRLFGEAMTVADALAGEAALEVIDPRSLYPLDTETILDSVAKTGRLVVADESPMSYGFHAEVMARVMEDGFFTLDAPPQRVGVADTPIPFASGLEAEVLPSAPDVERAVRRVL, from the coding sequence GCCATCCGCAAAGGACTCCGCGAGGAGATGCAGCGCGACGAGCGCGTGATGCTGTACGGGCAAGACGAACACGACGGCGAGTCGTTCGAGGTGACCGCCGGTCTCTACGACGAGTTCGGCGGTCGGCGGGTGAAGAACACGCCGATCAGCGAGGCCGCACAGGTCGGTGCCGCCGTCGGTGCGGCGGCGACGGGAATCCGACCAGTCGTCGAACTCAGTTTTTCCGACTTTATCGGGGTCTGTTTCGACCAAATCATGAACCAGGTGGGGAAGACCCGCTACATGTACGGCGGCGAGAGTGAGGTACCGCTCGTCCTCCGAGCGGCCGAGGGGGGGACCGTCAGCGCCGCTGCCCAGCACTCCGGGACCGTCCACACGCTCGTCTCCCACCTGCCCGGCATCAAGGTCGTCGCGCCCGCGACGCCGGCCGCGTCGAAGGGGCTAATCAAGGAGAGCATCCGGTCGAACGACCCGGTAATGTTCTTCGAGAACAAGTCCATCTACAGCGATCGTGGCGAGGTCCAAACCGATGACCGGACTGTTCCGCTCGGCGAAGCAAGCGTCGAGCGGGCGGGCGACGATGTCACCGTTGTCGCGACCCAGCGACTGTTCGGAGAAGCGATGACCGTCGCCGACGCCCTCGCCGGGGAGGCCGCCCTCGAGGTGATCGACCCGCGGTCGCTGTACCCGCTCGACACCGAGACGATACTCGACAGCGTGGCGAAGACGGGCCGTCTGGTCGTCGCCGACGAGAGCCCGATGTCGTACGGGTTCCACGCCGAGGTGATGGCACGGGTGATGGAAGATGGCTTCTTCACGCTCGACGCACCGCCCCAGCGCGTCGGCGTCGCCGACACGCCGATTCCCTTCGCCTCCGGCCTTGAAGCCGAGGTGTTGCCGAGTGCCCCCGACGTCGAACGGGCGGTTCGTCGTGTCCTCTGA